One genomic region from Euzebya tangerina encodes:
- a CDS encoding CpaF family protein yields MARPTDQELGATRNGGQGGELDVRRYREMLLQEVDLDELDRLSSTQRRARLERLVGHIISRDGPIMSSTERRNLIRRIVDEALGLGVLEPLLADPNVTEIMVNGPNQVYVERAGTLTLSNSRFSSEEQMYQTIDRIVSQVNRRVDEASPMVDARLPTGERVNVIIPPLSLNGPVLTIRRFPRAFTMAQLAEMGSVDEATMWLLRSMVEVRCNIIIAGGTGTGKTTFLNSLSGYIGASERIVTIEDSAELQLQQPHVVRLESRPPNVEGKGQVTIRDLVKNSLRMRPDRIIVGEVRGGETLDMLQAMNTGHEGSLCTVHANSVDDAILRLETLASMTELDIAFEALRDQISGAVDALVHLRRYPDGSRRVAQIAVTASQDRKTFQLDPVMTFEADPMEAERRVTGRVKHGSIPAWLAERFRLASISLHPVFRAAPEPEAVGR; encoded by the coding sequence ATGGCCCGGCCGACGGACCAGGAGTTGGGCGCGACCCGCAACGGCGGTCAGGGCGGCGAGCTCGACGTCCGCCGCTACCGCGAGATGCTGCTCCAGGAAGTGGACCTGGACGAGCTGGACCGCCTCTCCAGCACACAGCGCCGGGCACGACTGGAGCGGCTGGTCGGCCACATCATCAGCCGCGACGGTCCCATCATGTCCTCGACGGAGCGGCGCAACCTCATCCGCCGAATCGTCGACGAGGCGCTTGGGCTCGGTGTCCTCGAGCCGCTGCTGGCCGACCCCAACGTGACCGAGATCATGGTCAACGGGCCGAACCAGGTGTACGTCGAGCGGGCCGGTACGTTGACGCTGTCCAACTCCCGGTTCTCCTCCGAGGAGCAGATGTACCAGACGATCGATCGGATCGTCAGCCAGGTCAACCGACGTGTCGACGAAGCCAGTCCCATGGTCGATGCACGCCTGCCAACCGGCGAGCGGGTGAACGTGATCATCCCGCCGCTGTCGCTGAACGGGCCGGTCCTGACGATCCGGCGGTTCCCCCGGGCCTTCACGATGGCCCAGCTGGCCGAGATGGGGTCGGTGGACGAGGCGACCATGTGGCTCCTGCGGTCCATGGTCGAGGTGCGGTGCAACATCATCATCGCCGGGGGTACGGGCACCGGGAAGACCACGTTCCTGAACTCCCTGTCCGGCTACATCGGGGCCAGCGAGCGGATCGTCACGATCGAGGACTCCGCCGAACTGCAACTGCAGCAGCCACACGTCGTCCGCCTGGAGTCCCGTCCTCCCAACGTGGAGGGCAAGGGCCAGGTCACGATCCGCGACCTGGTCAAGAACAGCCTGCGCATGCGCCCCGACCGGATCATCGTCGGGGAGGTTCGCGGGGGCGAGACCCTCGACATGCTGCAGGCCATGAACACCGGGCACGAGGGATCGCTCTGCACGGTGCACGCCAACTCCGTCGACGATGCGATCCTGCGTCTCGAGACCCTCGCGTCGATGACCGAACTGGACATCGCCTTCGAAGCGCTCCGAGACCAGATCAGCGGTGCCGTGGACGCCCTGGTCCACCTGCGCCGCTATCCCGACGGATCCCGTCGGGTGGCCCAGATCGCCGTCACCGCGTCGCAGGATCGCAAGACCTTCCAGTTGGATCCGGTCATGACCTTCGAGGCCGATCCCATGGAGGCTGAGCGGCGGGTCACCGGCCGGGTGAAGCACGGCTCGATCCCCGCCTGGCTGGCAGAGCGGTTCCGCCTGGCGTCCATCAGCCTGCACCCCGTGTTCCGTGCGGCACCCGAGCCGGAGGCGGTCGGCCGGTGA
- a CDS encoding VWA domain-containing protein, whose amino-acid sequence MALMVVLVVGCTSDGDPAATASATAPAVVVTETAPGPATASTPTEEPTSEPSDEPTEEPTEDATAYPDAPGLIIPEGSVATCELAGPEFCQDSNGNFFPDFVDEQLGLDPTVLPCRDVDCPGVLPGDATLEGLNQNTLFILDASGSMAGQVGGETKMAAAKAALVEYVSITPELVDIGLVVYGHQGDNTDAGRAESCAGVETFAEIGELSFDTVEATVAQFEPTGWTPIATSLESAGPLLTDAVAADAAEGIDAPTNRVVLISDGLETCDGDPVAAAQSLIGQGIDLVVDVIGFDIPDADRSALEQVATVTGGTYSDVGNGDALRDALDVYSDQFFAAADAINCRVEAVGQTTTCGQAIRIEGRDLIRDLAREAGDAGDADRERFLTAWGATAQQENLDAEEAYEDEILAELEEYRALIQDALARREELRAGGSKVAAAPASTCPLVPHADLAPQGGPV is encoded by the coding sequence ATGGCGCTCATGGTCGTGTTGGTCGTCGGCTGCACCTCCGACGGGGACCCAGCAGCCACCGCGTCGGCGACGGCCCCCGCGGTGGTGGTGACCGAGACCGCACCGGGTCCGGCTACTGCCTCGACGCCGACGGAGGAGCCGACCTCCGAACCATCCGACGAGCCGACGGAGGAGCCGACCGAGGATGCGACGGCCTACCCCGACGCCCCCGGCCTGATCATCCCCGAGGGGTCCGTCGCGACGTGTGAGCTGGCCGGTCCCGAGTTCTGCCAGGACAGCAACGGCAACTTCTTCCCCGACTTCGTGGATGAGCAGTTGGGTCTTGACCCGACCGTGCTCCCGTGCCGTGACGTGGACTGTCCCGGTGTCCTGCCAGGGGACGCGACACTCGAGGGACTGAATCAGAACACCCTGTTCATCCTGGACGCGTCCGGGTCGATGGCGGGTCAGGTCGGCGGCGAGACGAAGATGGCGGCAGCCAAGGCGGCCCTGGTGGAGTACGTCAGCATCACGCCGGAGTTGGTCGACATCGGCTTGGTCGTCTACGGCCATCAGGGCGACAACACCGACGCGGGACGGGCCGAGTCCTGTGCGGGCGTCGAGACCTTCGCCGAGATCGGGGAGCTCAGCTTCGACACCGTCGAGGCGACCGTGGCGCAGTTCGAGCCGACAGGGTGGACGCCCATCGCGACCTCGTTGGAGTCCGCGGGACCGCTGTTGACCGACGCCGTGGCCGCGGACGCAGCAGAGGGCATCGACGCACCGACCAATCGGGTGGTGCTGATCTCCGACGGGCTGGAGACGTGTGACGGTGACCCGGTGGCCGCCGCCCAATCGCTGATCGGTCAGGGCATCGACCTGGTCGTTGATGTCATCGGCTTCGACATCCCCGACGCCGACCGATCCGCGCTGGAACAGGTCGCCACGGTCACGGGGGGCACCTACTCCGATGTCGGCAACGGTGACGCACTGCGAGATGCCCTCGACGTGTACAGCGATCAGTTCTTCGCCGCGGCGGACGCCATCAACTGCCGGGTGGAGGCCGTCGGCCAGACCACCACGTGTGGGCAGGCCATCCGGATCGAGGGCCGTGATCTCATCCGGGACCTGGCACGTGAGGCGGGTGATGCCGGCGATGCTGATCGCGAGCGGTTCCTGACAGCCTGGGGCGCGACGGCGCAGCAGGAGAACCTGGATGCCGAGGAGGCCTACGAGGACGAGATCCTGGCCGAGTTGGAGGAGTACCGGGCGCTGATCCAGGACGCTCTGGCCCGGCGTGAGGAGCTGCGGGCTGGCGGGAGCAAGGTGGCAGCCGCACCGGCATCGACCTGTCCGCTTGTCCCGCACGCCGACCTGGCACCGCAGGGCGGACCGGTGTGA
- a CDS encoding response regulator yields MIRVLVVDDNPVIRSGLVALLRLEDTITVVGEAGTGKEAVEKVSSALPHVVLMDVRMPVMDGIEATEKILAGTSTTKVLMLTYTDEEDIVAQAIQAGASGYVVHGRFKGEELTEAITRVHEGGSHVSPTVAPALFELVRRAPAGRQDLTPDFGLTEREVDVVNLIARGMSNAEIAGELFIGEKTVKNHINRAYAKLDVTNRAQAIAVWLGTGGVR; encoded by the coding sequence ATGATCCGCGTCCTGGTCGTCGACGACAATCCGGTGATCCGCAGCGGCCTGGTCGCGCTGCTGCGCCTGGAGGACACCATCACCGTCGTCGGAGAGGCCGGGACGGGCAAGGAGGCGGTCGAGAAGGTGTCGAGCGCCCTACCGCACGTGGTGCTCATGGATGTCCGCATGCCGGTGATGGACGGCATCGAGGCGACCGAGAAGATCCTGGCCGGCACGAGCACCACGAAGGTGCTGATGCTCACCTACACCGACGAAGAGGACATCGTGGCCCAGGCCATCCAGGCTGGCGCCAGCGGGTACGTCGTTCACGGGCGGTTCAAGGGTGAGGAGCTGACCGAGGCGATCACGCGGGTCCACGAGGGCGGGTCGCACGTCAGCCCCACTGTGGCTCCGGCGCTGTTCGAGCTGGTCCGACGCGCACCCGCCGGTCGGCAGGACCTGACGCCCGACTTCGGCCTGACCGAGCGTGAGGTCGACGTCGTCAACCTCATCGCCAGGGGCATGTCCAACGCCGAGATCGCGGGCGAGCTCTTCATCGGCGAGAAGACGGTCAAGAACCACATCAACCGGGCCTACGCCAAGCTCGACGTGACCAACCGGGCGCAGGCCATCGCCGTCTGGCTCGGAACGGGCGGCGTGCGGTGA
- a CDS encoding type II secretion system F family protein, with amino-acid sequence MTSSVILALLAATLLVAVVGIAVMARASSSRSLAYRRAKLNLRRPAVGPGRSRFDKLVSSVALGRSVSRRLDAAGRTDLLAGDVVAVALLAAAGVIYLLSSVVTVGAATVVALGLLLVANQYLNYLVQKRIDAFSDQLPDIALVMSNAAGAGIAIPNALQLTANEMAEPAASLLQHAVRELAVGASLADAMDSLKERVPSREMSVLVSTLIIQQRAGGDVIEALREMSTNLEQRRDLRREVRTVMSGVRFTAYAIMGLGTGSLLLIESLRSGTLQRMTSSLAGQLILIAAFGFFFIGFLAVRRLSRVDV; translated from the coding sequence GTGACGTCATCGGTCATCCTGGCCCTGCTGGCGGCAACCCTCCTCGTCGCCGTCGTCGGGATCGCGGTGATGGCGCGTGCCAGCAGCTCGCGCAGTCTGGCCTATCGCCGAGCCAAGCTGAACCTGCGCCGTCCGGCGGTCGGCCCCGGGCGGTCCCGCTTCGACAAGCTGGTGTCGAGCGTGGCCCTCGGACGGTCCGTCTCGCGACGACTGGACGCTGCCGGGCGCACCGACCTGCTGGCCGGCGACGTCGTGGCCGTGGCACTGCTGGCCGCCGCCGGTGTCATCTACCTGCTGAGCAGCGTCGTGACGGTCGGCGCCGCAACCGTCGTCGCGCTCGGCCTGCTGCTCGTCGCCAACCAGTACCTGAACTACCTCGTGCAGAAGCGGATCGACGCGTTCTCGGACCAACTTCCCGACATCGCGCTGGTCATGTCCAATGCCGCCGGTGCCGGCATCGCCATCCCCAACGCCCTGCAGCTGACCGCGAACGAGATGGCCGAACCAGCTGCGTCGCTGCTGCAGCACGCCGTTCGTGAGCTCGCGGTCGGCGCGTCGCTGGCGGACGCCATGGACTCGCTCAAGGAGCGTGTGCCCTCGCGCGAGATGTCGGTGCTCGTCTCCACGCTGATCATCCAGCAGCGGGCGGGCGGTGATGTGATCGAGGCGCTCCGCGAGATGTCGACCAACCTCGAGCAGCGACGAGATCTGCGTCGCGAGGTCCGCACCGTGATGTCAGGCGTCCGCTTCACCGCCTACGCCATCATGGGCCTTGGAACCGGCTCCCTGCTGCTCATCGAGTCCTTGCGCTCCGGAACCCTTCAACGCATGACCTCGAGCTTGGCTGGCCAACTCATCCTCATCGCTGCGTTCGGGTTCTTCTTCATCGGCTTCCTCGCCGTTCGCCGATTGTCACGGGTGGACGTATGA
- a CDS encoding sensor histidine kinase has protein sequence MGETQPIPRSLQRLSKMAIDLRLILLLTAMAMSLWRGAERPVLGLMLVASYFAIGLLLWWDRVVGHLLARPSLFILDFAVTVLILVAAGTTGPFVLYAVSTAFLAGVLYGRIGGSVFGLAIAAMSSIIAFRDGATLDDLTGSVIIPILIVVAGIGAASVRQLVLQTEQFKSDLADMTARAATAQERARLAREMHDTLGKTLYGVSMAASLLPEYVERFPDEAVKQARMIASSTEVASKEARVLMSDLRSDSLNLPLHEAIEQWVTEWAAESRIEASLALNNVGEMSSSSRYEMFTIVRESLRNVSTHSGATRVSVYLARAGGNVCVEVADNGKGLPSTDLDALAAEGHYGLVGMAERARRAGGQLTIDSRPGATTIRAEAPATSSHDMVPSTVAENGGAAPDSPVRRSEVESAP, from the coding sequence GTGGGTGAGACGCAGCCGATCCCACGCTCGTTGCAGCGGCTGTCGAAGATGGCGATCGATCTGCGGCTGATCCTGCTGCTCACCGCCATGGCGATGTCGCTGTGGCGGGGTGCGGAGCGCCCGGTGCTGGGCCTGATGCTCGTGGCCTCCTACTTCGCCATCGGGCTGCTGCTGTGGTGGGATCGGGTTGTCGGGCACCTCCTGGCCAGACCGTCGTTGTTCATCCTGGACTTCGCCGTCACCGTCCTGATCCTGGTCGCCGCCGGCACGACGGGTCCGTTCGTCCTGTACGCCGTCAGCACGGCGTTCCTTGCGGGTGTCCTGTACGGCCGCATCGGTGGCTCGGTCTTCGGACTCGCCATCGCGGCGATGTCATCGATCATCGCGTTCCGTGACGGCGCGACCCTCGATGACCTGACCGGCTCGGTGATCATCCCGATACTGATCGTGGTCGCGGGCATCGGTGCCGCGTCGGTCCGACAACTGGTCCTGCAGACCGAGCAGTTCAAGTCCGATCTGGCCGACATGACGGCCCGCGCCGCGACGGCTCAGGAGCGGGCTCGGCTGGCGCGGGAGATGCACGACACCCTCGGCAAGACCCTCTACGGCGTCTCCATGGCCGCCTCCCTGCTCCCGGAGTACGTGGAGCGCTTCCCCGACGAGGCCGTCAAGCAGGCCAGGATGATCGCCTCCTCCACCGAGGTGGCGTCGAAGGAGGCGCGTGTGCTGATGAGCGACCTCCGATCGGACTCGCTCAACCTCCCGCTGCACGAGGCCATCGAGCAGTGGGTCACCGAGTGGGCCGCCGAGAGCCGCATCGAGGCGTCGTTGGCCCTCAACAACGTCGGGGAGATGAGCTCCTCCTCCCGCTACGAGATGTTCACGATCGTGCGGGAGTCGCTGCGGAACGTGTCCACGCACTCCGGGGCGACGCGTGTGTCCGTCTACCTGGCCAGGGCCGGGGGGAACGTGTGCGTCGAGGTCGCGGACAACGGCAAGGGCCTGCCCTCCACCGATCTGGATGCGCTGGCTGCCGAGGGGCACTACGGCCTCGTGGGCATGGCCGAGCGTGCTCGCCGAGCCGGTGGCCAGCTGACGATCGACAGTCGCCCCGGCGCGACGACCATCCGGGCGGAGGCCCCGGCCACCTCCTCCCACGACATGGTGCCAAGCACGGTCGCCGAGAACGGTGGGGCAGCGCCGGACAGCCCCGTCCGCCGATCCGAAGTGGAGTCTGCGCCATGA
- a CDS encoding DUF192 domain-containing protein, with the protein MSAALVVDGVRCAPLEVAGDSAARRRGLLGRDGLEGALWLAPAKQVHSFRMRFDLDIAFVDPTGLVLHVQALPRNRITRIVWRARGVIEAEHGSFLAWGLQTGSRVQLP; encoded by the coding sequence GTGAGTGCCGCCCTGGTCGTCGACGGCGTTCGCTGCGCACCGCTCGAGGTGGCCGGCGACTCGGCAGCGCGCCGGCGAGGCCTGCTGGGTCGGGACGGTCTGGAGGGCGCCCTGTGGCTCGCCCCCGCCAAGCAGGTGCACTCGTTTCGGATGCGCTTCGACCTCGACATCGCATTCGTCGATCCGACCGGACTGGTCCTGCACGTCCAGGCGCTGCCCCGAAACCGGATCACCCGGATCGTGTGGCGCGCCCGGGGGGTCATCGAGGCAGAGCACGGGTCGTTCCTCGCCTGGGGGCTGCAAACCGGAAGCCGCGTCCAACTGCCCTAG
- a CDS encoding type II secretion system F family protein, which yields MSAGFAGLLALGSYVVGILGFRMMRTPPESLRDYDPRQGSTRTSLVGKVRAAVGRRFGPFVLDLLSPRSRARLNRHLAASGRAPGQTLNDVAATKAADVFTTSLLGVGATLYWVPLLPLLMVYGWFRINLTLRQEAKARQTRIERDLPDFLDVLSVTVQSGMKFRTALRRVEERFDSPVAEEFRTALRQMDVGASRREAFQGVRDRNPSPSMNRFIGALLQAEELGSPLTDAMGAISKDMRKAFGQSVRKRAAEAAPKVSLVATVILMPGAALLLIGGLIIGGNITVPGGG from the coding sequence ATGAGCGCCGGATTCGCCGGACTGCTCGCGCTGGGCAGCTACGTCGTCGGGATCCTCGGATTCCGCATGATGCGCACGCCACCGGAGTCACTGCGTGACTACGATCCGCGCCAGGGAAGCACGAGGACCTCGTTGGTGGGCAAGGTCAGGGCGGCCGTCGGCCGGCGCTTCGGCCCCTTCGTCCTCGATCTGCTGAGCCCACGGTCCCGGGCACGACTCAACCGGCACCTGGCCGCGTCAGGCCGAGCGCCGGGTCAGACGCTGAACGACGTGGCGGCGACCAAGGCAGCAGACGTCTTCACCACCAGCCTCCTCGGGGTCGGGGCGACGCTGTACTGGGTGCCGCTGCTGCCGCTGCTGATGGTGTACGGCTGGTTCCGGATCAACCTGACGCTGCGCCAGGAAGCCAAGGCCCGCCAGACGCGGATCGAACGAGACCTCCCGGACTTCCTCGATGTGCTCAGCGTGACCGTCCAGTCGGGCATGAAGTTCCGCACGGCACTTCGCCGTGTGGAGGAGCGCTTCGACTCGCCCGTCGCCGAGGAGTTCCGCACCGCCCTGCGACAGATGGACGTCGGCGCCTCCCGACGGGAGGCCTTCCAGGGGGTCCGCGACCGCAACCCGAGCCCCTCCATGAACCGCTTCATCGGGGCACTGCTCCAAGCCGAGGAGCTCGGCTCGCCCCTCACCGACGCGATGGGGGCCATCTCCAAGGACATGCGCAAGGCCTTCGGTCAGAGCGTCCGAAAGCGAGCCGCGGAGGCGGCGCCGAAGGTGAGCCTCGTCGCGACGGTCATCCTGATGCCGGGCGCCGCACTGCTGCTGATCGGCGGCCTCATCATCGGCGGCAACATCACCGTTCCGGGGGGCGGGTAG
- a CDS encoding pilus assembly protein TadG-related protein: MRRSPSRRSVWQGSAWQASALQRDQGTVAPLFMVIIWLTLLIGVLFFQTGRASDLGAEAQTGSDAAALAGAEDIRLQILEWMASGGFSRGPFVLNQPRAFAASSRYAAINSTRMIDFSIRREGYLQYRVSVETTTYRRLPDAGFDSTGVDGVGDAEFSVGNSERGRQSAAAVVRIGPSVFLSEGGFWSSTTGEGHFVADQTASAGVLPQGGGGSAVGTTTSGGCAIGRSELNSLAAEAGVTEEFAGRSALARYSDCDGGVSVAPLTRPMKISLLRLENAMNEPLNLNSAYRSPAYQAQLCERVNGPCAPPGQSMHNFGLAVDVQNWRAATVAINLEPTIGLCQPLPSNDAVHFVHNSGRECGGSTGTSGGTSGISGPFSSLGGFGAQGLLSVRLVE; the protein is encoded by the coding sequence GTGAGACGCTCCCCGTCGCGGCGGTCCGTCTGGCAGGGATCCGCCTGGCAGGCGTCTGCGCTGCAGCGAGACCAGGGGACCGTCGCGCCGCTGTTCATGGTGATCATCTGGCTCACGCTGCTGATCGGGGTCCTGTTCTTCCAGACCGGTCGCGCGTCGGATCTCGGGGCCGAGGCCCAGACCGGCTCGGATGCGGCGGCGCTTGCCGGCGCGGAGGACATCCGACTGCAGATCCTCGAGTGGATGGCATCGGGCGGCTTCTCCCGGGGCCCCTTCGTCCTCAACCAGCCGCGTGCGTTCGCGGCCTCCAGCCGCTACGCGGCGATCAACAGCACGCGCATGATCGACTTCTCGATCCGCCGGGAGGGCTACCTGCAGTACCGGGTCAGCGTCGAGACGACCACCTACAGGCGACTGCCGGACGCCGGGTTCGACAGCACCGGGGTGGATGGAGTGGGTGATGCGGAGTTCTCGGTCGGCAACAGCGAACGTGGACGGCAGTCCGCCGCCGCCGTGGTGCGCATCGGACCATCGGTGTTCCTGTCCGAGGGCGGCTTCTGGTCCTCGACGACCGGTGAGGGCCACTTCGTCGCGGACCAGACCGCCAGTGCCGGCGTGCTCCCGCAGGGCGGTGGCGGGTCTGCCGTGGGGACCACGACCAGCGGCGGCTGTGCGATCGGGCGGAGCGAGTTGAACAGCCTGGCGGCCGAAGCCGGGGTGACCGAGGAGTTCGCCGGGCGGTCGGCGCTGGCCAGGTACAGCGACTGCGACGGCGGCGTGTCCGTCGCACCGCTGACACGGCCGATGAAGATCTCACTGCTGCGCCTCGAGAATGCGATGAACGAGCCGCTGAACCTCAACAGCGCCTACCGGTCACCGGCATATCAGGCCCAGTTGTGCGAGCGCGTCAACGGCCCGTGTGCCCCGCCGGGCCAGTCCATGCACAACTTCGGGTTGGCGGTCGACGTGCAGAACTGGCGTGCCGCCACGGTTGCGATCAACCTCGAGCCGACCATCGGGCTGTGCCAGCCGCTGCCCAGCAACGACGCCGTCCACTTCGTGCACAACTCCGGGCGCGAGTGCGGAGGATCCACCGGCACATCTGGCGGCACCTCGGGGATCTCCGGTCCGTTCAGCAGCCTCGGCGGGTTCGGTGCACAGGGCCTGCTGTCGGTGCGACTGGTCGAGTAG
- a CDS encoding vWA domain-containing protein, with amino-acid sequence MGHNRGRTGGSPATWGVTGRPSGTALAFVLLTITLLAVVLLVWTAGTATAATTEEPTEPQPAPTAAPLGSAPVLLIIDASGSMNADDGSGQPKIEAARTALRQLVDELGTDSQVGLRAYGHRTPNTDREAGCADTELLVPVSSDNIDQLRTAVDGLSASGFTPIGASLRAATEDLVDFEQRTVVLISDGIDTCAPPAACDVAREIVGEGVELRVEAIGFQVDDAAADELRCIAEVTGGTYRPADNAEDLARELRANVPTGEPIEGGPSPAEATLIGPGQYVDEISFPEERWYAVDLEPGDRVRASAAVIGNDETPSIPAAETEMILSFVDVIGSTPCDTDRVRGIGPQTVNLAVDGLQVAGGTVCSEPGRYTIGLRIIPPEDSSESRPLRDGLTLPIELFVAVTSSTVLDEPTEAPERPELAAPVPLPPGRQPTPPSLYLLTMSGFGLVGALLGGFFSRKLGP; translated from the coding sequence ATGGGACACAACCGCGGGAGAACCGGGGGCAGCCCCGCAACGTGGGGCGTGACCGGCCGGCCGTCCGGCACGGCCCTGGCGTTCGTGCTGCTCACGATCACGCTGCTGGCGGTCGTGCTGCTGGTGTGGACTGCTGGGACAGCCACGGCGGCGACCACCGAGGAGCCGACCGAGCCACAGCCGGCACCCACCGCCGCGCCGCTCGGCAGCGCACCGGTCCTGCTGATCATCGACGCGTCGGGGTCGATGAACGCCGACGACGGGTCAGGACAGCCGAAGATCGAGGCTGCCCGGACCGCGCTGCGCCAACTGGTCGACGAGTTGGGGACCGACTCGCAGGTCGGCCTGCGCGCCTACGGCCACCGCACGCCCAACACCGACCGGGAGGCTGGCTGTGCGGACACCGAGCTGCTGGTGCCGGTGTCGAGCGACAACATCGATCAGCTCAGGACGGCGGTCGACGGGCTGAGTGCATCTGGCTTCACGCCGATCGGCGCGTCGCTGCGAGCAGCCACCGAGGACCTCGTCGACTTCGAACAGCGGACCGTCGTCCTGATCAGCGACGGCATCGACACCTGTGCCCCTCCGGCCGCCTGCGATGTGGCTCGCGAGATCGTCGGCGAGGGCGTTGAGCTTCGCGTGGAGGCGATCGGCTTCCAGGTCGACGACGCCGCCGCTGATGAGTTGCGGTGCATCGCAGAGGTCACGGGCGGCACGTACCGGCCGGCTGACAACGCCGAGGACCTGGCCCGAGAGTTGCGCGCCAACGTCCCTACCGGAGAGCCCATCGAAGGTGGGCCCAGTCCCGCCGAGGCGACGCTGATCGGGCCAGGGCAGTACGTCGATGAGATCTCGTTCCCGGAAGAGCGTTGGTACGCCGTGGACCTGGAACCGGGCGACCGCGTCCGTGCCTCCGCCGCGGTCATCGGCAACGACGAGACGCCCTCCATCCCGGCGGCCGAGACCGAGATGATCCTCAGCTTCGTCGATGTGATCGGTTCGACCCCCTGCGACACCGACCGCGTCCGGGGCATCGGTCCCCAGACGGTGAACCTGGCCGTCGATGGGCTGCAGGTCGCCGGTGGGACCGTGTGCAGCGAGCCGGGCCGGTACACGATCGGCCTGCGGATCATCCCACCCGAGGACTCATCGGAGAGCCGTCCACTGCGGGACGGACTGACGTTACCGATCGAGCTGTTCGTCGCGGTGACCTCATCCACCGTGCTCGACGAACCAACTGAGGCACCGGAGCGACCGGAACTCGCAGCTCCGGTCCCGCTGCCACCCGGTCGCCAGCCGACCCCGCCGTCGCTGTACCTGCTGACGATGAGCGGCTTCGGTCTGGTCGGCGCCCTGCTCGGGGGCTTCTTCTCACGGAAGCTCGGCCCATGA
- a CDS encoding Flp family type IVb pilin encodes MNAVINLYLTTLSLVDGLRDRLADEEGQTTMEWLGIAAVLVAILVAFAGLGGDIADFLRATFERLVNTITGA; translated from the coding sequence ATGAACGCAGTGATCAACCTCTACCTGACAACCCTCTCGCTCGTCGACGGCCTGCGCGATCGCCTGGCCGACGAGGAGGGCCAGACCACGATGGAGTGGCTGGGCATCGCCGCCGTGCTCGTCGCCATCCTCGTGGCCTTCGCCGGCCTGGGCGGGGACATCGCCGACTTCCTGCGGGCCACCTTCGAGCGGCTGGTCAACACCATCACCGGCGCCTAG